One part of the Phragmites australis chromosome 3, lpPhrAust1.1, whole genome shotgun sequence genome encodes these proteins:
- the LOC133913508 gene encoding non-specific lipid transfer protein GPI-anchored 5-like, with translation MGAAYDVAVRGLGLAVAAALLACRCAAQTPSGSGCMPELVSLSPCMDYMSGNATTPDAPCCSALSGMLRSSPSCLCMVLGGTAASLGVAIDSARALKLPGACRVQAPPASQCNAVGAPVPSPAAGTTTPDAPATPSDANVTPAGSRSKATPTSTTQYSDGYVRKPGTVFVFVGAAALALLHRF, from the exons ATGGGTGCAGCTTATGATGTCGCCGTGCGCGGTCTTGGCCTGGCCGTGGCGGCCGCGCTCCTGGCGTGCCGGTGCGCGGCGCAGACGCCCTCCGGCTCGGGCTGCATGCCGGAGCTCGTCAGCCTGTCCCCGTGCATGGACTACATGTCGGGCAACGCGACGACGCCCGACGCGCCGTGCTGCTCGGCGCTCTCGGGCATGCTGAGGTCGAGCCCAAGCTGCCTCTGCATGGTGCTCGGCGGCACGGCCGCGTCGCTCGGCGTCGCCATCGACAGCGCCCGCGCGCTGAAGCTTCCCGGGGCGTGCAGGGTCCAGGCCCCACCTGCCAGCCAGTGCAACG CCGTGGGAGCTCCAGTGCCGTCTCCGGCGGCAGGCACGACGACACCCGACGCTCCGGCCACGCCGTCAGACGCAAACGTCACCCCTGCAG GGTCTCGATCAAAGGCAACTCCAACATCCACCACTCAGTACTCTGACGGATACGTCAGAAAACCGGGAACTGTCTTCGTCTTCGTCGGTGCCGCAGCGCTGGCACTGCTTCATCGTTTCTGA